In Dasypus novemcinctus isolate mDasNov1 chromosome 23, mDasNov1.1.hap2, whole genome shotgun sequence, the following proteins share a genomic window:
- the LOC131275670 gene encoding tryptase delta-like: MLPLLLLALPLLASGVHAAPAPDQALERGAIMGGQEASKSKWPWQVSQRLHAAFWVHICGARGPLPRERVSPDAFRVQLREQHLYYGDRLLPVSRVLPHPGYYLAQEGADIALLGLRSPVNLSSRVQPLRLPPAAQAFPAGTPCWVTGWGDVSDDEPLPPPYPLRQVKVPVVDNGDCDAQYHSDTSTGDSVRIVRDDMMCAGRAGRDSCPVPPRCPLGSPPPPATQVPAGAEILPRPLSSRWGEALSGGFASVAFFFLAFKKMY; this comes from the exons ATGCTGcccctgctgctgctggcacTGCCCCTCCTGGCCAGCGGGGTCCACGCGGCCCCTG cccccgaCCAGGCCCTGGAGCGCGGGGCCATCATGGGGGGACAGGAGGCCTCCAAGAGCAAGTGGCCCTGGCAGGTGAGCCAGCGCCTCCACGCGGCCTTCTGGGTGCACATCTGCGGAG CCCGTGGGCCCCTCCCCAGGGAACGCGTCAGCCCCGACGCCTTCCGCGTGCAGCTGCGCGAGCAGCACCTGTACTACGGGGACCGGCTGCTGCCCGTGAGCCGCGTGCTCCCGCACCCCGGCTACTACTTGGCGCAGGAGGGCGCGGACATCGCGCTGCTGGGGCTGCGGTCGCCCGTGAACTTGTCCAGCCGCGTGCAGCCGCTGCGCCTGCCCCCCGCCGCCCAGGCCTTCCCCGCGGGGACGCCGTGCTGGGTGACCGGCTGGGGCGACGTGAGCGACGATG agcccctgcccccgccctaCCCGCTGCGGCAGGTGAAGGTGCCCGTCGTGGACAACGGCGACTGTGACGCCCAGTACCACAGCGACACCTCCACGGGGGACAGCGTCCGCATCGTGCGCGACGACATGATGTGCGCCGGCCGCGCGGGCCGCGACTCCTGCCCGGTGCCCCCCCGCTGCCCACTgggctctcccccacccccagcgacGCAGGTGCCTGCCGGTGCCGAAATCCTCCCTCGGCCACTTTCCAGCAGGTGGGGGGAGGCTCTCAGTGGGGGTTTTGCgagtgttgcttttttttttttagcatttaaaaaaatgtattga
- the LOC131275428 gene encoding mastin-like yields the protein MLRLLLLALPCLGGSVLAFPAQGPGAELVGIVGGQDAPAGQWPWQVSLRIFVLEHKWWKHWCGGSLIHSQWVLTAAHCVVPEDLEACAFRVQVGQLRLYDHDQLTKVTQIIRHPKYNVSLSATGGGDIALLKLEVPVEISKYVWPVPLPPASLSVPEMSCWVTGWGDTWTNRPLPSPWNLQQVEVPIVSNERCRREYQQVDMPITEDMLCAGAKFQSTCQGDSGGPLVCYMKDHWLQVGVVSFALLCALPDFPTVYARVSSYVSWIRQHVPLQP from the exons ATGCTGCGGCTGCTgctcctggccctgccctgcctggggggCTCCGTCCTCGCCTTCCCGG cccagggcccaggggcCGAGCTGGTGGGCATCGTGGGGGGTCAGGATGCCCCCGCCGGGCAGTGGCCCTGGCAGGTCAGCCTGAGGATCTTCGTGCTAGAACACAAGTGGTGGAAGCACTGGTGCGGGGGCTCCCTCATCCACAGCCAGTGGGTGCTGACCGCAGCTCACTGCGTTGTGCC GGAAGATTTGGAAGCTTGTGCCTTTAGGGTCCAGGTGGGGCAGCTGAGGCTCTACGACCACGACCAGCTGACGAAGGTGACTCAGATCATCCGGCACCCCAAGTACAATGTCAGCCTGTCTGCCACGGGGGGCGGGGACATCGCCCTGCTGAAACTGGAGGTCCCTGTGGAGATCTCCAAGTACGTCTGGCCCGTCCCCCTCCCACCTGCCTCTCTGAGCGTCCCTGAGATGTCCTGCTGGGTGACAGGCTGGGGGGACACCTGGACCAATC GTCCCCTGCCTTCCCCCTGGAACCTGCAGCAGGTGGAAGTCCCCATCGTGAGCAATGAGCGATGCAGGAGGGAGTACCAGCAGGTGGACATGCCCATCACAGAAGACATGCTGTGTGCAGGCGCCAAGTTCCAGAGCACCTGCCAG GGCGACTCGGGGGGCCCCCTGGTCTGTTATATGAAGGACCACTGGCTCCAGGTGGGCGTGGTGAGCTTTGCCCTGCTCTGTGCACTTCCTGACTTCCCTACAGTCTACGCCCGAGTGTCGTCCTACGTGTCCTGGATCCGCCAGCACGTCCCCCTGCAGCCCTGA